One region of Triticum aestivum cultivar Chinese Spring chromosome 6B, IWGSC CS RefSeq v2.1, whole genome shotgun sequence genomic DNA includes:
- the LOC123135405 gene encoding trihelix transcription factor GTL1 — protein sequence MQSGYGGVSEFQQFIMDGGFAMAAAPQQQAQAAAAAAAAAAAAGGQELGAPFRYQPLHHHAMQHHHQQQQQQHPPQMPPHFAHFGVAPAAAAAAGGIPFTQQFLNHQAAAAGHHHQQQHHLQLFHHEQQQQHHKPQQPPARWTPQQQHHHQHPHQQQQQQHHHHQLGLDVEAAAVPESTRATSGGAAPPGVPPFLAAAMNFKLAVDPGGGSGATDDALNDGAGGGGGAGSGMMLHGGGGGGGDDEAATESRLRRWTGEEETSIKEPTWRPLDIDYIHSTSSSSKRKEKVATPESPAPVAPAANYFKKAGGGDDDNAGAAASAGVGGGNYKLFSELEAIYKPGSGGGAGQTGSGSGLTGDDNAILPPPSMADLPGGAAAAAVDAPQANTSETSAGEDAPAVLQPQPPPPPQQASVGEARRKRKRRRQEQQQQLTASASFFEQLVQRLIEHQEGLHRQFLDAMERRERERAARDEAWRRQEADKFAREAAARAQDRASAAARETAIIAYLEKLSGETITLPPPAAANHAPTSADDATSHDAGGAGRELVPYEYGGELSLPLMSSSSRWPKQEVEALIRVRSGLDNRFQEPGLKGPLWEEVSARMAAAGYGGRSAKRCKEKWENINKYFRKAKESGKKRPAHAKTCPYFDELDRLYSRSSAHASGASSAAGNNTSTKATANAITSADDAANKASSELLDAVVKYPADTHYGPPPGFPNDGGNADTKDDGEGDADMGRASGRAGEEHDDEAGQSHGHDDDDEDDH from the exons ATGCAGTCCGGGTACGGCGGGGTGTCGGAGTTCCAGCAGTTCATCATGGACGGGGGCTTCGCCATGGCGGCCGCGCCGCAGCAGCAGGCGCAGGCGGCGGCCgctgcggcggcggccgcggcggcggcgggggggcagGAGCTGGGCGCGCCGTTCAGGTACCAGCCGCTGCACCACCACGCGATGCAGCACcatcaccagcagcagcagcagcagcacccgcCGCAGATGCCGCCCCACTTCGCGCACTTCGGCGtggcgcccgcggcggcggcggcggcgggcgggattCCGTTCACGCAGCAGTTCCTCAACCACCAGGCGGCGGCCGCCgggcaccaccaccagcagcagcaccaCCTCCAGCTCTTCCAccacgagcagcagcagcagcaccacaaGCCGCAGCAGCcgccggcgaggtggacgccgcagcagcagcaccaccaccagcacccgcaccagcagcagcagcagcagcatcaccacCACCAGCTGGGGCTggacgtggaggcggcggcggtgccggAGAGCACCCGCGCCACGTCCGGCGGCGCCGCCCCACCCGGCGTGCCCCCGTTCCTCGCCGCCGCCATGAACTTCAAGCTTGCCGTCGACCCCGGCGGCGGGAGCGGCGCCACGGACGACGCCCTGAACGacggcgcaggaggcggcggcggcgcgggcagcggcATGATGCTccacggcgggggcgggggcgggggcgacgACGAGGCCGCCACGGAGAGCCGGCTCCGTCGGTGGACGGGCGAGGAGGAGACCTCCATCAAGGAACCCACCTG GAGGCCGCTGGACATCGACTACATACACAGCAcgagcagcagcagcaagaggaaggagaaggtggcCACGCCGGAGTCGCCGGCGCCGGTTGCTCCGGCGGCGAACTACTTCAAGAAGGCCGGTGGCGGGGACGACGACAATGCGGGCGCTGCGGCGTccgcgggcgtcggcggcgggaaCTACAAGCTGTTCAGCGAGCTGGAGGCCATCTACAAGCCGGGGAGCGGCGGCGGTGCGGGGCAGACGGGCTCCGGCTCTGGCCTCACGGGCGACGACAATGCCATCCTCCCGCCGCCGTCCATGGCCGACCTCCCGGGCGGCGCGGCCGCCGCGGCCGTGGACGCGCCGCAGGCGAACACCTCGGAGACTTCCGCCGGGGAGGACGCGCCGGCGGTGctgcagccgcagccgccgcctccgccgcagcAGGCGTCGGTGGGGGAGGCGCGCCGGAAGCGGAAGCGCCGGcggcaggagcagcagcagcagctgaccGCGTCGGCGTCCTTCTTCGAGCAGCTGGTGCAGCGGCTCATCGAGCACCAGGAGGGCCTGCACCGCCAGTTCCTGGACGCCATGGAGCGGCGGGAGCGCGAGCGCGCGGCGCGCGACGAGGCGTGGCGCCGGCAGGAGGCCGACAAGTTCGCGCGCGAGGCGGCCGCGCGCGCGCAGGAccgcgccagcgccgccgcccgggAGACGGCCATCATCGCCTACCTCGAGAAGCTCTCCGGCGAGACCATCACCCTCCCCCCGCCGGCGGCTGCCAACCACGCGCCCACGTCCGCCGACGACGCGACGAGCCACGacgccggcggcgcggggcgggagCTGGTCCCCTACGAGTACGGCGGCGAGCTGTCGCTGCCGCTGATGAGCTCGTCGTCCCGGTGgccgaagcaggaggtggaggcgctgATCCGGGTGCGGTCCGGGCTGGACAACCGGTTCCAGGAGCCCGGGCTGAAGGGCCCGCTGTGGGAGGAGGTGAGCGCGCGCATGGCGGCGGCGGGGTACGGCGGCCGGAGCGCCAAGCGGTGCAAGGAGAAGTGGGAGAACATCAACAAGTACTTCCGCAAGGCCAAGGAGAGCGGCAAGAAGCGCCCCGCCCACGCCAAGACCTGCCCCTACTTCGACGAGCTCGACCGCCTCTACTCCCGCTCCTCCGCCCACGCCTCCggtgcctcctccgccgccggcaaCAACACCAGCACCAAAGCCACCGCCAACGCCATAACCAGCGCCGACGACGCGGCCAACAAGGCGAGCTCCGAGCTGCTCGACGCCGTGGTCAAGTACCCCGCCGACACCCACTACGGCCCGCCGCCGGGGTTCCCAAACGACGGCGGCAATGCAGACACCAAGGACGACGGCGAGGGCGACGCCGACATGGGCAGGGCGTCGGGGAGAGCGGGCGAGGAGCATGACGACGAGGCTGGCCAGAGCCATGggcacgacgacgacgatgaggacgaTCATTAG